One region of Ornithinibacter aureus genomic DNA includes:
- a CDS encoding helix-turn-helix domain-containing protein, with translation MSKNPLNDLGSSLGDYLREQRTAAKLSLRQLSELAGVSNPYLSQIERGLKRPSAEILQQLAKGLEVSAESLYVKAGILDAEVTPPSETPDVRGAIAADPALTERQRKTLLDIYESYVEDNPRQ, from the coding sequence GTGAGCAAGAACCCGCTGAACGACCTGGGCAGCAGCCTCGGCGACTACCTGCGAGAGCAGCGAACCGCCGCCAAGCTGTCCCTGCGTCAGCTGTCCGAGCTCGCCGGGGTGTCCAACCCCTATCTGTCCCAGATCGAGCGGGGGCTCAAGCGGCCGAGCGCCGAGATCCTCCAGCAGCTCGCGAAGGGTCTCGAGGTCTCGGCCGAGAGCCTCTACGTCAAGGCCGGAATCCTGGACGCCGAGGTCACCCCGCCCTCCGAGACCCCCGACGTCCGAGGCGCCATCGCCGCCGACCCGGCCCTGACCGAGCGGCAGCGCAAGACCCTGCTGGACATCTACGAGTCCTACGTCGAGGACAACCCACGGCAATGA
- a CDS encoding DUF2516 family protein → MNALATLQSYIVLALSVVALGVEAWAFVDCLRRRPDAFVAAGKRTKQFWMLITGLAVLLGFVALGGVGFLAIIAIVAAGVYLADVKPALDQVMGRGSGNQGPYGPW, encoded by the coding sequence ATGAACGCGCTCGCCACCCTCCAGAGCTACATCGTGCTGGCCCTGTCCGTCGTGGCACTGGGCGTCGAGGCGTGGGCCTTCGTCGACTGCCTGCGCCGCCGCCCCGACGCCTTCGTGGCGGCCGGCAAGCGCACCAAGCAGTTCTGGATGCTTATCACCGGTCTCGCGGTGCTCCTCGGATTCGTGGCCCTCGGTGGGGTGGGCTTCCTCGCGATCATCGCCATCGTCGCCGCCGGGGTCTACCTCGCCGACGTCAAGCCGGCACTCGACCAGGTCATGGGTCGCGGCAGCGGCAACCAGGGGCCCTACGGCCCCTGGTGA
- a CDS encoding class I SAM-dependent methyltransferase: MTRQRPHGVITRGTTNPNRLRRCDRWLAGPQGWRLRAHPGPPVVVDLGYGASPVTAVELHDRLSAVRPDVEVVGIEIDPARVAAARPLERPGLRFAVGGFEVPLPQGRRPVIVRAFNVLRQYDEGEVAAAWDATASRLAPDGLLVDGTCDELGRVAAWVALTASGPVSLTISLRLRDLDRPGIVAERLPKALIHRNVPGERVHRLLSDLDDAWARQAPHAAYGVRQRFIATAGALRDAGWPVLDGPARWRVGELTLAWDAVAPRAL; encoded by the coding sequence GTGACACGGCAGCGGCCACACGGGGTCATCACCCGGGGCACGACCAACCCCAACCGGTTGCGACGCTGTGACCGCTGGCTCGCCGGTCCGCAGGGGTGGCGGCTGCGCGCCCACCCGGGCCCGCCGGTCGTCGTCGACCTCGGGTACGGCGCCTCCCCCGTCACCGCCGTCGAGCTCCATGACCGGCTGAGCGCGGTTCGCCCTGACGTCGAGGTCGTCGGCATCGAGATCGACCCCGCTCGCGTGGCCGCCGCCCGCCCCCTCGAGCGCCCCGGCCTGCGGTTCGCCGTCGGCGGTTTCGAGGTCCCCCTGCCGCAGGGTCGCCGGCCGGTCATCGTGCGGGCGTTCAACGTGCTGCGGCAGTACGACGAAGGTGAGGTCGCCGCCGCGTGGGACGCCACGGCATCCCGTCTGGCGCCCGACGGCCTGCTCGTCGACGGCACGTGCGACGAGCTCGGGCGGGTCGCGGCGTGGGTGGCGCTCACGGCATCCGGGCCGGTGAGCCTCACGATCAGCCTGCGCCTGCGCGATCTGGACCGGCCCGGGATCGTCGCCGAACGGCTGCCCAAGGCCCTGATCCACCGCAACGTGCCGGGCGAGCGGGTCCACCGGCTGCTGAGCGACCTCGACGACGCGTGGGCGCGGCAGGCACCCCATGCGGCCTACGGGGTGCGGCAGCGGTTCATCGCGACGGCCGGGGCGCTCCGGGATGCCGGGTGGCCGGTTCTCGACGGACCCGCACGCTGGCGGGTCGGCGAGCTCACGCTCGCGTGGGATGCCGTGGCACCGCGCGCGCTCTGA
- the dtd gene encoding D-aminoacyl-tRNA deacylase translates to MRAVLQRVSSARVVVAGEVVGELTRPGLVALVGVTHDDGPAQVDTLARKIADLRILHGERSVLDEGAPVLVVSQFTLYADTRKGRRPSWNAAAPGPVAEPIVEQVVQALRDRGVEVATGRFGADMAVELVNDGPVTILLDV, encoded by the coding sequence ATGAGAGCCGTGCTCCAGCGGGTGTCCAGCGCCCGGGTCGTCGTCGCCGGCGAGGTCGTCGGCGAGCTGACCCGGCCCGGCCTGGTCGCACTCGTCGGGGTCACCCACGACGACGGGCCGGCCCAGGTCGACACCCTGGCGCGCAAGATCGCCGACCTGCGCATCCTGCACGGTGAGCGATCGGTGCTCGACGAGGGTGCCCCCGTCCTCGTCGTCAGCCAGTTCACCCTCTACGCCGACACCCGCAAGGGCCGCCGCCCGTCGTGGAACGCGGCCGCCCCGGGACCGGTCGCCGAACCTATCGTCGAGCAGGTGGTGCAGGCGCTGCGTGATCGCGGTGTCGAGGTCGCGACCGGCCGCTTCGGGGCCGACATGGCCGTCGAGCTCGTCAACGACGGGCCCGTCACCATCCTCCTGGACGTCTGA
- a CDS encoding asparaginase codes for MPQQTPSSAHPSGDQVSTVTPPALAQAPVLAHVTRGAVVESVHRASVAVTASDGSVLQAWGDPHDPVFPRSSNKPLQSVAMVRAGLDLPPHHLALASASHSAEPFHLDAVREMLAAAGLTEADLQNTPDLPYDPDERDVWIAAGHAPRSLAQNCSGKHAAMLATCRVNGWDIATYRDPRHPLQQLMAQTIADLAGEPVAATAVDGCGAPVMAISLAGLARAFGRVAAAEPTTDEGRVADAIRQHPEYLGGTRRDVTALIRGTRGVIAKDGAEAVYAVGLPDGRGVALKIADGGQRARPVVLAAVLRRLGVESSAFERLESAPILGHGQPVGAVVAADLDGTMSVGGSTTHAG; via the coding sequence GTGCCCCAGCAGACCCCGAGTTCAGCCCATCCGTCAGGTGACCAGGTCTCCACGGTGACACCACCCGCGCTCGCGCAGGCGCCGGTGCTGGCCCACGTGACCCGCGGCGCGGTCGTGGAGTCGGTGCACCGCGCCAGCGTCGCCGTGACGGCATCCGACGGCTCCGTGCTCCAGGCGTGGGGTGACCCGCACGACCCGGTGTTCCCGCGTTCCTCGAACAAGCCGTTGCAGTCCGTGGCGATGGTGCGCGCGGGGCTCGACCTGCCCCCGCACCACCTGGCCCTGGCCAGCGCGAGCCACTCGGCCGAGCCCTTCCACCTCGACGCCGTGCGCGAGATGCTCGCCGCCGCCGGCCTCACCGAGGCCGACCTGCAGAACACCCCCGACCTGCCCTACGACCCGGACGAGCGCGACGTGTGGATCGCCGCCGGGCACGCCCCGCGCTCGCTGGCGCAGAACTGCTCGGGCAAGCACGCGGCCATGCTCGCGACCTGCCGGGTCAACGGCTGGGACATCGCGACGTACCGCGACCCACGGCATCCGCTCCAGCAGCTCATGGCGCAGACCATCGCCGACCTCGCGGGCGAGCCGGTCGCGGCCACGGCCGTCGACGGGTGCGGCGCGCCGGTCATGGCGATCTCGCTCGCCGGTCTGGCGCGGGCGTTCGGGCGCGTGGCCGCAGCCGAGCCGACCACGGACGAGGGGCGCGTCGCCGACGCCATCCGCCAGCACCCCGAGTACCTCGGTGGCACCCGGCGCGACGTCACGGCGCTGATCCGGGGCACCCGGGGCGTCATCGCCAAGGACGGCGCCGAGGCCGTGTACGCCGTGGGGTTGCCCGACGGCCGTGGGGTCGCCCTGAAGATCGCCGACGGTGGCCAGCGGGCCCGCCCGGTCGTGCTGGCCGCGGTCCTGCGCCGCCTGGGCGTGGAGTCCAGCGCGTTCGAGCGGCTCGAGTCGGCCCCGATCCTCGGTCACGGGCAACCGGTGGGCGCTGTCGTGGCGGCGGACCTCGACGGCACCATGAGCGTCGGCGGCTCGACCACCCACGCGGGGTGA